From Sulfolobales archaeon, the proteins below share one genomic window:
- a CDS encoding LOG family protein — protein sequence MDIPRISIAASSDEPGEDLLEASRIFVKTLKDCLGSFILYLGGYWGLMKYIAEYACSIGIPCVFILPENPRENPPRRSCFYPVYTGLSMRQRSETLVMSGDLLASLGGGVGTIVEIFMAYANSIPSYVLLGYGLDSDRVEVFTPYADYRRLAIIKIFRRDPVGMAREICGDILRGNIKTWRGYRHG from the coding sequence TTGGATATACCGAGGATCTCGATAGCCGCTAGTAGTGACGAGCCTGGGGAAGATCTTCTAGAAGCCTCTAGGATCTTTGTTAAAACTCTGAAGGACTGCTTAGGAAGCTTCATATTATATTTAGGGGGGTACTGGGGTTTGATGAAATATATAGCTGAATATGCCTGTAGCATTGGAATACCATGTGTATTTATCCTGCCTGAGAACCCTCGTGAGAATCCTCCTAGGAGGAGCTGTTTCTACCCAGTATATACAGGGCTTTCTATGAGGCAGAGATCCGAGACCCTTGTGATGTCCGGAGATCTATTGGCATCGCTGGGAGGTGGTGTGGGCACCATAGTAGAGATCTTCATGGCATATGCAAACTCCATACCATCATACGTATTGCTAGGCTATGGCCTCGACAGCGATAGGGTTGAGGTATTTACGCCATATGCCGATTATAGGAGGCTCGCGATTATTAAGATCTTTAGGAGAGATCCTGTGGGGATGGCGAGAGAGATATGTGGAGATATATTGAGAGGAAATATAAAAACCTGGAGGGGTTATAGGCATGGCTAG
- a CDS encoding pyrimidine dimer DNA glycosylase/endonuclease V → MRLWSLHPSFLDRLGLLAVWREGLLAQKVLLGGTIGYRNHPQLTRFKQTEDPVLYIGTYLYYIYLEGKIRGYKFDMKKILRYSLNIRKIPVTSGQLNYEYNHLLNKLRVRDLDKYYEVIRRKPEPHPLFYIIPGDIEVWEKR, encoded by the coding sequence ATGAGGCTCTGGTCCTTACACCCCTCATTCTTAGATAGATTAGGATTACTCGCAGTATGGAGAGAGGGTTTGTTAGCACAGAAGGTTCTGCTAGGTGGAACAATTGGGTATAGGAATCATCCGCAGCTAACTAGGTTTAAACAGACAGAGGATCCCGTGCTATATATCGGGACATACCTGTATTATATCTACTTAGAAGGGAAGATCAGAGGGTATAAATTTGATATGAAGAAGATATTAAGATATAGCCTTAATATTAGGAAGATCCCTGTGACATCTGGGCAGCTCAACTATGAATATAATCACCTCTTGAATAAGCTGAGAGTAAGAGATTTGGATAAATATTACGAGGTGATTAGGAGAAAGCCAGAGCCTCATCCACTATTCTATATCATCCCAGGGGATATCGAGGTCTGGGAGAAGAGATAG
- a CDS encoding SCO family protein yields MKNLYIYVGIAFIAIAAIATLAISGFLQQAFTPGQQGQSIAGEGGVFEIKNGSTVLAYVIRNPNYSISTVEARSTAGNITLPITGKVSVMTFQYVRCPDICHWETYVLVYLMNKTLSTGLARDVVFITIDVDPWRSTYQDVTSYQSNRAGKLLNNITWIWVLDDVDKMDEVWRNFRILVFRDPNTGLISHSTGFYIFDREGKLKYIIQPTNEGWKNLEALSRGIWDILYRVVKPG; encoded by the coding sequence TTGAAAAACCTCTATATATATGTAGGAATCGCATTCATAGCTATAGCGGCGATCGCAACCCTAGCAATATCAGGCTTTCTCCAACAAGCTTTTACCCCAGGGCAGCAGGGGCAAAGCATAGCTGGGGAGGGAGGTGTATTCGAGATTAAAAACGGTTCCACAGTGCTTGCCTATGTGATTAGAAACCCCAACTACTCTATATCAACAGTAGAGGCCAGATCTACTGCAGGCAATATAACACTCCCAATAACTGGTAAAGTTAGCGTGATGACATTCCAATATGTGAGATGCCCAGATATATGCCATTGGGAGACCTATGTGCTGGTATATCTCATGAACAAAACCCTCTCAACAGGCTTAGCAAGAGATGTTGTCTTCATCACAATAGATGTAGATCCCTGGAGAAGCACATATCAAGATGTGACAAGCTATCAAAGCAACAGGGCGGGAAAGCTTCTGAATAATATCACATGGATCTGGGTTCTAGATGATGTTGATAAAATGGATGAAGTATGGAGGAACTTTAGAATATTAGTTTTCAGGGATCCAAATACAGGGCTTATATCACATTCAACTGGATTCTATATATTCGATAGAGAAGGGAAGCTCAAATATATTATACAGCCAACTAATGAGGGGTGGAAAAACCTAGAGGCTCTATCTAGAGGAATATGGGATATACTATATAGAGTGGTTAAACCTGGATAG
- a CDS encoding winged helix-turn-helix transcriptional regulator gives MVKTRGSIAIIPLAIIMIIALPIHSLGEIGDEAIYNVYGTITIYLEDGGPTIYMYLNYSSGPGSLLIDLPIEPMGDSMEIIYGNATSAIYMGYLYALILTNSSKGYIVLKYNGIYTTDSEGLRNIEIRNVSWASYIDLVVDHRMKIMGLPPNALETGEGGYIRYRIYSLEGVISIQISLPRNNMGFELIGLLASISTIGVAATYYAILTQRRRLPAKDRIDAVDREILKVLREIEEEASASRIQELTGLPKTTLWRRLRKLERLGYIEIYKVGRRSIIKAKRPP, from the coding sequence TTGGTAAAAACCAGAGGCTCGATAGCTATAATCCCACTAGCGATAATTATGATTATAGCCCTCCCTATCCATAGCCTGGGTGAGATAGGGGATGAGGCTATATATAATGTATATGGAACCATAACCATATATTTAGAGGATGGCGGGCCAACTATCTATATGTATTTGAACTACTCATCAGGGCCAGGATCCCTCCTAATAGATCTTCCGATAGAGCCTATGGGGGATAGCATGGAGATCATCTATGGTAATGCTACATCAGCCATATATATGGGCTATCTATATGCATTAATACTCACCAACTCCTCAAAAGGATACATCGTACTTAAATATAATGGGATATACACAACCGATTCAGAGGGACTGAGGAATATTGAGATCAGAAACGTATCTTGGGCCTCATATATAGATCTAGTAGTAGATCATAGGATGAAGATAATGGGGCTTCCACCCAACGCTCTAGAGACCGGGGAGGGAGGTTATATAAGGTATAGAATATATAGCTTGGAAGGCGTTATTTCCATACAGATATCTTTGCCGAGGAATAATATGGGCTTTGAACTAATAGGCCTGTTAGCTAGCATATCGACAATAGGTGTGGCTGCAACATACTATGCTATACTAACTCAGAGGCGCAGACTCCCCGCAAAAGATAGGATAGATGCTGTAGATAGAGAGATATTAAAGGTGTTGAGGGAGATAGAAGAAGAAGCATCAGCATCAAGGATCCAGGAATTGACGGGGTTGCCGAAGACGACTCTGTGGAGGAGGCTGAGAAAGCTTGAGAGACTCGGCTACATAGAGATCTATAAGGTTGGGAGGAGGAGCATCATAAAAGCCAAGAGGCCTCCCTAA
- a CDS encoding winged helix-turn-helix transcriptional regulator: MGVSERKIIEILEKAGPRGIAQSEIYKILGLSKSWVSELLSSLERRGVIIRSRGPGKTLIVRLSRYGDPSISKTLTIGLVPSVEYLPLPLFIKKSREWGYLVEPSIKRSVLEVAVSFIRGEYHLAYLPIYMLPLLKALGIGFKLIGSVALGGASIVGRVFTDVRSIFSSMLSTMEILSIAYIRTARSIAPHSEHRIRYYRDPDSVIESLAKGGDSIAMTWEPYSSIAEIRGLKKIPASDILGEYHCCVLIARDNISQEIMSRIRRAHISSIEKLPHHIDSLIYSFSEIIGIPHTIIKKGYREYIFTHQIDASILRNIARNAEGFMINSDLLEEIARIDDTPPS, translated from the coding sequence GTGGGTGTGAGCGAGAGGAAAATCATTGAAATCCTTGAGAAGGCGGGGCCTCGGGGGATTGCTCAGAGCGAGATCTATAAGATCTTGGGTCTCTCTAAGAGCTGGGTATCTGAGCTCCTATCCTCACTGGAGAGGAGGGGGGTTATCATCAGGAGTAGGGGTCCGGGGAAAACCCTTATAGTGAGGCTCTCGAGATACGGGGATCCATCTATAAGCAAGACACTCACCATAGGCTTAGTACCCTCGGTAGAATATCTCCCACTACCCCTTTTCATCAAGAAGTCCCGCGAGTGGGGATATCTCGTAGAACCATCTATAAAGAGGAGCGTGCTTGAGGTTGCTGTGAGCTTTATCAGGGGTGAGTATCACCTCGCCTATCTCCCCATCTATATGTTGCCCCTGTTAAAAGCCCTAGGTATAGGCTTCAAGTTGATAGGATCTGTAGCCCTTGGCGGTGCCTCCATAGTTGGGAGGGTTTTCACAGATGTGAGATCTATATTCTCCAGCATGCTATCCACAATGGAGATCCTCTCAATAGCATATATACGCACGGCAAGATCCATCGCCCCTCATAGCGAGCACAGGATCAGATATTATAGAGACCCTGATAGCGTTATCGAGAGCCTAGCTAAGGGTGGTGATAGCATAGCTATGACCTGGGAGCCGTATTCATCGATAGCCGAGATCAGGGGGTTGAAGAAGATCCCCGCCTCAGATATTCTAGGTGAATACCACTGCTGCGTCCTCATAGCTAGAGACAATATATCCCAAGAGATCATGTCTAGGATTAGGAGGGCACATATATCATCTATAGAGAAGCTTCCACACCATATAGATTCCCTCATCTATAGCTTCTCGGAAATAATAGGAATCCCACACACAATTATAAAGAAGGGATATAGAGAGTATATATTCACACACCAAATAGATGCCAGCATACTAAGGAATATAGCGAGGAACGCCGAGGGCTTCATGATCAACAGCGATCTTCTCGAGGAAATAGCTAGAATAGATGATACTCCTCCCTCTTAA
- a CDS encoding serine protein kinase RIO, producing the protein MLELKSRGCLKSLKGVVSAGKEARVYWAKDPGGRDLAVKIYLTLTSEFRRSMIKYLAGDPRFEEYRGLSPKKLIYLWARKEFSNLKRMYEAGIRVPEPKCLEKNVLVMEFIGFDGKRAPLLKEAYESGELSLEDLARIYREVIDMIEQIYRKARLVHGDLSEYNIMIFEEKPVIIDVSQAVSINHPNAHSFLEQDIRNITRFFAKAGVDVEDPEEIMEKILSETPSEERSRKEIPI; encoded by the coding sequence GTGTTAGAGCTGAAATCTAGGGGGTGTCTTAAATCGCTTAAAGGGGTTGTCTCTGCTGGTAAAGAGGCTAGGGTATACTGGGCGAAGGATCCTGGGGGTAGAGATCTTGCTGTAAAGATCTATCTAACCCTAACCTCGGAGTTCAGAAGATCCATGATAAAGTATCTAGCAGGAGATCCTAGGTTTGAGGAGTATAGAGGGCTCTCCCCGAAGAAGCTCATATATCTATGGGCTAGGAAGGAGTTCTCAAACCTAAAGAGAATGTATGAGGCAGGCATAAGGGTTCCAGAGCCGAAGTGTCTTGAGAAGAACGTGCTTGTTATGGAGTTCATAGGGTTTGATGGTAAGAGGGCACCCCTTCTCAAGGAGGCATATGAATCTGGGGAGCTATCCCTCGAAGACCTCGCTAGAATATATAGAGAGGTTATAGATATGATCGAGCAGATATATAGAAAAGCCCGACTAGTCCACGGAGATCTAAGTGAGTATAACATAATGATATTCGAGGAGAAACCAGTGATCATAGATGTCTCCCAAGCCGTCTCGATCAACCACCCAAACGCACATAGCTTCCTAGAGCAAGATATAAGGAACATAACTAGGTTCTTCGCAAAAGCAGGCGTCGATGTAGAGGATCCCGAAGAAATAATGGAGAAGATACTCTCGGAAACACCATCAGAGGAACGTTCTAGAAAAGAGATACCGATATAG
- a CDS encoding signal peptidase I produces MGWYKDKIFFIKNIGSRDAKLYLLIFTILFLSPNLAFIFPGLYGTYIAYLALALVSIASIPLLSHRGEGLLDIRGSLFISLVMAIAFTSTGFILGFLSRRTSIYTLPLDALILAVGLAAAEVARASLMALVKGRILKLLIGTIAGLVFGITILSFSYRLAYSAPQAEGVLRNLSYYMPQIIYSALVSEIHILGGLFPAIVFRLVVDGYWRLSPYIPNMPSTGVLAPIILSSAYLLTMALLPSYEKLRGYSSMFFRKGSMRRLASSLLDISMILIALLLLYSIYTNTVPLVVISGSMEPTFSVGDVVLVTRSRGSLEVGVGDVIAFWSEGQVVVHRVVSIAGDGFITKGDAMASPDPFIVKRDLVIGKVVGSIPKIGWVTIIMRSTPEGLRNIFLQGVSSYLWIPMVSIPILIITIIYKYLKRRI; encoded by the coding sequence TTGGGTTGGTATAAAGATAAAATCTTTTTTATAAAAAATATTGGTTCTCGTGATGCTAAGCTCTATCTCCTTATATTCACAATTCTCTTCCTATCCCCTAACCTAGCATTTATATTCCCAGGGCTCTATGGGACATATATTGCCTATCTAGCTCTAGCTCTTGTCTCGATAGCATCTATCCCCCTACTCAGTCATAGAGGGGAGGGTCTACTCGATATAAGGGGATCTCTATTCATATCCCTTGTAATGGCTATAGCATTTACCTCTACAGGGTTTATCCTTGGATTTCTCTCTAGGAGAACCTCTATCTACACCCTTCCCCTCGACGCATTAATCCTAGCCGTTGGTTTAGCCGCTGCCGAGGTTGCCAGGGCATCTCTGATGGCGCTTGTAAAGGGTAGGATTTTGAAGCTTCTAATAGGAACTATTGCGGGGCTTGTTTTCGGTATAACGATTCTATCCTTCAGCTATAGGCTTGCCTACTCAGCTCCTCAGGCCGAGGGAGTTCTAAGGAATCTATCTTACTATATGCCCCAGATTATCTATAGCGCCCTAGTCTCAGAGATCCATATTCTTGGAGGCCTTTTCCCCGCAATCGTGTTTAGACTAGTCGTGGATGGGTATTGGAGGCTCTCACCATATATACCCAACATGCCTTCCACAGGGGTCCTCGCCCCTATAATTCTATCATCAGCCTATCTACTTACAATGGCTCTTCTGCCGAGCTATGAGAAGCTTAGAGGATACTCTTCGATGTTCTTCAGAAAGGGATCTATGAGGCGTTTGGCATCATCACTACTAGATATATCCATGATCCTCATAGCTCTGCTTCTCCTCTACTCAATATATACAAACACAGTACCTCTAGTGGTTATAAGTGGGAGCATGGAGCCGACCTTCAGTGTTGGGGATGTTGTATTAGTAACTAGATCTAGAGGTTCTCTCGAAGTAGGTGTTGGCGATGTGATTGCCTTTTGGAGTGAGGGGCAGGTGGTGGTTCATAGGGTAGTTAGCATAGCTGGGGATGGATTCATAACTAAGGGGGATGCCATGGCATCGCCGGATCCATTTATAGTTAAGAGGGATCTTGTGATCGGAAAGGTTGTAGGATCTATACCAAAGATAGGGTGGGTTACCATTATAATGAGATCTACTCCTGAGGGTCTGAGGAACATCTTCCTCCAGGGAGTTTCGAGCTATTTATGGATCCCTATGGTGTCTATACCTATTTTAATTATAACTATTATATATAAGTATCTTAAGAGAAGAATTTAG
- a CDS encoding DUF5305 family protein — protein sequence MAGLNRIGVYMLIASITMLSVGVFIAAGAFTRDPYVVSERTIYRVERISTFNLTFYLLPNEIYEEEILSPIPNSTPIYLSLVRELLINYTYVISQGSARGVIRISVLLIHPDGWSKRYLEIPIDVSSNRASESFSINLTGASELMTRLSKQVMARSDSYVIRISANIDTTLSIQQYSRRDLEVHSIELPVYIGYNKVDISGNLTSGRTFEDRERNIITAMVMGMPVGVARNISLGLTIAGVSLLAISIAFRSLATRARKPEEILERRFSQLIVEVGNSRLPLKGGKNIVYIEKPEELVKLSRMLEKPILRECLSREKCEYYIVDQDVTYMLRASEEGSSAKT from the coding sequence ATGGCTGGCCTAAACAGGATAGGAGTCTACATGTTAATAGCATCAATAACGATGCTATCCGTTGGTGTATTCATAGCTGCGGGGGCATTTACGAGGGATCCCTATGTTGTGAGTGAGAGAACCATATATAGGGTTGAGAGGATATCAACATTCAACCTAACATTCTATCTACTGCCGAACGAGATATATGAGGAGGAGATCCTTAGCCCCATACCCAACTCAACACCTATATATCTATCGCTTGTTAGGGAGCTCCTGATCAACTATACATATGTCATAAGCCAGGGGAGTGCTAGAGGTGTGATAAGGATCTCAGTGCTGCTGATACATCCAGATGGCTGGTCTAAGAGATATCTCGAAATACCTATAGATGTTTCTTCGAACAGGGCCTCGGAATCTTTCTCTATTAATCTCACAGGCGCCTCAGAGCTTATGACAAGGCTCTCCAAGCAGGTTATGGCGAGATCTGATTCATATGTGATAAGGATATCAGCCAATATAGATACTACTCTATCTATACAGCAGTATAGCAGAAGGGATCTCGAGGTCCACTCAATAGAGCTCCCAGTATATATTGGCTATAACAAGGTGGATATCTCGGGCAACCTAACATCTGGAAGAACGTTCGAGGATAGGGAGAGGAATATTATAACAGCTATGGTGATGGGCATGCCTGTTGGGGTTGCTAGAAATATCTCGCTAGGACTAACCATAGCTGGGGTCTCGCTACTAGCTATCTCAATAGCATTTAGAAGCCTTGCAACAAGGGCTAGAAAGCCTGAGGAGATCCTGGAGAGGAGATTTAGCCAGCTAATAGTAGAGGTGGGGAACTCCAGATTACCATTGAAAGGGGGTAAAAACATTGTGTATATAGAGAAGCCCGAGGAGCTTGTAAAGCTCTCGAGAATGCTGGAAAAACCAATACTGAGGGAATGCCTATCGAGGGAAAAGTGCGAATACTATATAGTTGATCAAGATGTCACCTATATGCTTAGAGCCAGTGAAGAGGGGAGTAGTGCCAAGACATAG
- the cdd gene encoding cytidine deaminase, whose amino-acid sequence MGNRGEMLDMLLNIIGNSYSPYSRFRVASAVICSDGRIFTGVNVENSSYGLSMCAERVAIFKAVSEGCREITRVYVVSDHSEPIPPCGACLQVISEFSRSGDVEIIMYSPRGSSVKRKLSELLPMRFSKEILEYKV is encoded by the coding sequence ATGGGCAATAGAGGGGAGATGCTGGATATGCTTTTAAATATAATAGGGAATTCCTATTCGCCATATTCGAGGTTTAGGGTTGCCTCTGCGGTTATATGTAGCGATGGGAGGATCTTTACAGGGGTCAATGTTGAGAACTCCTCATATGGGCTCTCCATGTGTGCAGAGAGGGTAGCTATATTCAAAGCTGTTTCGGAAGGCTGTAGAGAGATTACCAGGGTATATGTTGTATCAGACCACAGCGAGCCAATACCGCCATGTGGTGCATGTCTTCAGGTAATCTCGGAGTTCTCCAGATCAGGTGATGTAGAGATCATAATGTACTCGCCGAGGGGAAGCAGTGTTAAAAGGAAGTTATCAGAGCTATTGCCGATGAGATTCAGTAAAGAAATACTAGAATATAAAGTATAG
- a CDS encoding ABC transporter substrate-binding protein: MMVGRGWIPSTLILILICIGVLSPASAGLIMLAEAQARPRLSFEMLSLSWFSLSDKAAEVVAEQLRKVGIEIRLVKLESSVMYPRIMNTFDYDAFALAVSQSPDPTGMLNSMHSRNAIPGGSNYWGYNNSEVDRLIDAVITAKSEDEAKRLAWQIQAIVSNGSFIPLYLSINTQVIRAEWKNYTLMPGGIVEAYNRWSMLYMYKSDNPDENIFRIAFPSDILTLNPFMATDLRSIWVLAQIYDPLVALSPDLKVVPWLAERWDVSPDGLNYTFYLRKGVKFHDGSELTADDVVFTYKFGISNKAPRYLGTISTLIKDIEKIDNYTVRFILKQPSAFFLLNLATSFQFIVPKKIWEGQKIDWANSNPVGSGPFKFVSRTPGESIVLERNPSYFMGAPKISKIIVRVIPEAETRYYAIKRGEVDTERYATSYNLIPDAEKDPNLRVVKTPDIWLVYIAFNYRRFNDTRVFEAINYAIDRDEIIRRAAGGYGIPVYTILNKEWHDGYANTNITFKYDPEKAAKILEEAGWLPGPDGIRIYVGPQQRTYTQTPSYTTNTATPTPTRAEVVITQTTQPQITTPLQQPGWLGWQGAAVLIAIAIVVVAVALVLIMRRRS, from the coding sequence ATGATGGTTGGAAGAGGATGGATTCCCTCAACATTGATCCTCATACTTATATGCATCGGGGTTCTAAGCCCCGCATCTGCAGGCTTGATAATGCTTGCCGAAGCCCAGGCAAGACCTAGGCTGAGCTTTGAAATGCTTTCACTATCATGGTTCTCACTATCTGATAAGGCAGCAGAGGTGGTTGCAGAGCAGCTTAGAAAGGTGGGTATAGAGATCAGGCTTGTCAAGCTCGAATCTTCCGTGATGTATCCAAGGATTATGAATACATTTGACTATGATGCTTTTGCACTAGCAGTTAGCCAGAGCCCAGATCCTACTGGGATGCTTAACTCGATGCATAGTAGAAATGCGATTCCAGGGGGTTCTAACTATTGGGGGTATAATAATTCTGAGGTTGACAGGCTCATCGATGCCGTGATAACCGCTAAGAGCGAGGATGAAGCTAAGAGGCTTGCGTGGCAGATCCAGGCTATAGTTTCTAATGGATCATTTATACCCCTCTATCTAAGTATAAATACACAGGTTATAAGGGCTGAGTGGAAGAACTACACATTAATGCCAGGTGGTATAGTAGAGGCTTATAATAGGTGGAGCATGCTCTACATGTATAAATCAGATAATCCGGATGAAAATATATTTAGGATAGCTTTTCCTTCAGACATACTCACTCTTAACCCATTCATGGCAACAGATCTAAGATCTATATGGGTTCTAGCACAGATATACGATCCCCTAGTTGCCCTATCCCCAGATCTAAAGGTGGTTCCCTGGCTGGCTGAGAGATGGGATGTCTCTCCCGATGGTCTCAACTACACCTTCTACCTTAGAAAAGGGGTTAAGTTCCACGATGGATCAGAATTAACCGCTGATGATGTTGTCTTCACATATAAATTCGGTATCAGCAATAAGGCGCCTAGATACCTGGGAACCATCTCGACTCTTATAAAGGATATAGAGAAGATCGATAATTATACGGTGAGGTTCATACTGAAACAGCCCTCAGCCTTCTTCCTCCTAAATCTAGCCACTAGCTTTCAATTCATAGTTCCGAAGAAAATATGGGAGGGTCAAAAGATAGACTGGGCAAATAGCAATCCAGTGGGGAGCGGCCCGTTTAAGTTTGTCAGTAGAACGCCTGGAGAGAGTATAGTGCTTGAGAGAAACCCCAGCTATTTCATGGGCGCACCGAAGATCTCGAAGATAATTGTAAGGGTCATACCGGAGGCTGAGACTAGGTATTACGCTATAAAGAGAGGGGAGGTTGATACAGAGAGATATGCAACGAGCTATAACCTGATCCCAGATGCTGAGAAGGATCCGAATCTAAGGGTTGTAAAGACACCTGACATATGGCTTGTCTATATAGCATTCAACTATAGAAGATTCAACGATACAAGGGTTTTCGAGGCTATAAACTACGCCATTGATAGGGATGAGATAATAAGGAGAGCTGCAGGTGGCTATGGAATACCTGTATATACGATACTTAATAAGGAGTGGCATGATGGATATGCAAATACTAACATAACATTTAAATACGATCCTGAGAAGGCAGCAAAGATCCTTGAAGAGGCTGGCTGGCTTCCAGGGCCAGACGGTATAAGGATCTATGTGGGTCCCCAGCAGAGAACCTATACCCAGACCCCCAGCTATACCACAAATACAGCAACACCCACGCCCACAAGAGCTGAGGTTGTAATAACACAGACCACCCAGCCCCAGATCACAACTCCTCTACAGCAACCTGGATGGCTTGGCTGGCAGGGAGCAGCTGTGCTTATCGCTATCGCTATAGTGGTTGTCGCTGTAGCCTTGGTATTGATCATGAGAAGGAGGTCTTAA
- a CDS encoding ABC transporter permease — MGFGSYILKKVSQLIVVLFIGIIISFLIFRLLPGDPTASLLDPRLDPEARAEIIRRFGLDKPLYEQLLAYMANLLRGDLGVSFSFTGMGVVEVIAGPRLINTLILMSSGLAISALLGTLLGILAGWRSGGLLDRAVTGLLYMAFSAPVFWVALLIQFYLGYTWNIIPISGTSSYIGIETSFVTYALDYLWHMIGPLITLAVFFIPSYYIYVRNVVASIKREDFVVTLKAIGLRERAILVKHIMRHVAIHTTTITSNQSPLLVTGAVFTETVFGWNGIGRLLYDSILRADYPVLQGIFLLTILVVVIANLVADIAYYFIDPRIKRGWEGG; from the coding sequence ATGGGCTTCGGATCATATATATTGAAGAAGGTATCCCAGCTCATAGTGGTTCTCTTTATAGGGATAATAATATCTTTTCTCATATTCCGCTTATTACCAGGAGATCCTACAGCTTCTCTCCTAGATCCAAGGCTTGATCCAGAGGCCAGGGCAGAGATTATAAGGAGATTCGGCCTAGATAAACCCCTTTATGAGCAGCTCTTAGCCTATATGGCAAACCTCTTAAGAGGAGATCTAGGGGTTTCTTTCAGCTTTACGGGGATGGGTGTTGTGGAGGTCATAGCAGGGCCTAGACTGATCAACACATTGATCCTTATGTCAAGTGGTCTAGCAATATCTGCTCTTCTAGGAACCTTGCTCGGGATCCTAGCTGGGTGGAGATCTGGCGGTTTGTTGGATAGAGCCGTGACAGGGCTTCTCTATATGGCGTTCTCAGCCCCGGTCTTCTGGGTAGCCCTTCTAATACAGTTCTACCTAGGCTATACATGGAATATTATACCTATAAGCGGAACCTCATCTTATATAGGTATTGAGACGAGCTTCGTAACATATGCCCTTGACTATCTATGGCATATGATCGGTCCTCTGATCACCCTAGCTGTTTTCTTCATACCGAGCTACTATATCTATGTGAGGAACGTAGTTGCCAGTATTAAAAGAGAGGATTTCGTGGTAACTTTAAAGGCGATCGGGCTCAGAGAAAGGGCTATCTTGGTTAAACATATTATGAGACATGTAGCAATACATACAACAACTATAACCTCTAACCAATCACCACTCCTAGTAACAGGGGCTGTTTTCACAGAAACCGTTTTTGGGTGGAACGGCATTGGCAGGCTTCTATATGACTCAATATTAAGGGCTGACTATCCAGTGCTACAGGGGATATTTCTACTGACTATTCTAGTTGTTGTCATTGCGAACCTCGTAGCAGATATAGCCTATTACTTCATAGATCCACGGATTAAAAGGGGTTGGGAGGGTGGCTAA